The Raphanus sativus cultivar WK10039 chromosome 2, ASM80110v3, whole genome shotgun sequence DNA segment CTCGTGCTAAACCCTTATTACGGAAGGTAACATTGTCATCTTTAGTAGTGTCATCACGAGAGAGAGTGATAATGGTGCTTGCAAACTTCTTGCCACTTGTACGTTTTTCAAATTTCTCCTCCGAATGGCCAATACGTGACGAGGAAGGTATTGAAGCAAGATTAGCTTCGATCATAGTCAAAGATCCATCATCACTCTGCTTCACAACTTTATTCTTTTCACAGCCAAATGAGTGTCTGTTTTGCTCATACGAAGCATAATGATAACTATGCCGAGAGACAGGGCGCTCCATCTATTCTCCTCTTTTCTACGAGAGTGTCTCTCTAGGCCATAACCACGTTGTGGAGGTTCAAATCCTGCTCGAGCATTGTAAGTTTTTCCAGTATTCTCATGTTTGATTTATGAAGTtattaagagcatcattatcgtGGGGACGTTTAGTggtcctaattttttttttcttttgttttctatttttttctaaaaagacgcaacaaagaagaaagaaagacgTCCCTTATTTAACAACTTTTCCTCCTTGGTCCTTCTCGGTCTGTGCGATTTATGGTCTCCCTCCCCTTAAGGACCTTGCGATAATGTTGGCCTAAATATTAGTTTATGTTGTATTAAAgctttttatatttagtttattgtCATTAATCATGTAATTCACTTTTAATATAGAGTTAAAGactaatttataatctaaaacgtttattttagaaaattattttagaaaagtgAAGATGTGAacagtatatttttaaatttgaaccatcattgattattttgaaataagaaaCGAAGAAGGACAGTATTACTGGAATAATTTTTTTACGAAAtgaagcaaaaatgaaaaatcttaTATTCTCATTTTAATATCGTGGGCTCTGTGTTTAAAAGGCTTAGGGCTTTCTATATAATGGACTGGACTGACATAATAGCGTTTTTCGcgtgaaaaaaaaagtaaaattgatCGGTTTAGCTTCGATTAAACCTCAGTATTGGTGGTGATTTGAATTAAGATTTTCAGCCGTTGAATGAGgcagataaaagaaaaaaggataAGGTTTCTGAACATGGGAGATTAAACAGGAATCCAAGTGACTAAAtgaaaaaatcgaaaaaaaccTCAGTTGAGATGGAGCTCTGTTTCAAGCTGCGGTCTTTTTCATGTCCCTCCCCTGTTTCTAGTAAGCTTAATATATAACACTGATTctcaattttcttttcttcgaGAATTTGAAATTGGCAGGAAACGTATATTTACAAAGTtcgatttttgttttgttttgctggGTAGGTGTTAAGGATGGGAGGTTATTTAACTCAGTCTCGTTCTTTGATATGAAAAGATCCTCACATCAAAGACCTAAGAGGAggtcatcttcatcatcatcaacaacagcCATTCCTGCTTTAGTTGAAACAGCTGTTTCTGTAGCGATTGCAGCCACGGTTGTTGGCACTGCAGCCACTCTTCTTGTTCGGAGAAGTACCAAAGCCTCCGAAGAAGCCGAGGTCTACTGCTTTTTCTTTTCGTATTATGTGACACATGAAACGAAGAAAATGATATCTAAATCGAATTGTAGGCTTATATGAAAGAATGTGAAGTTTGTGGCGGTTCAGGAATCTGTTCTGAGTGCAAGGGTGAAGGGTTTGTTCTGAAGAAACTATCTGATGAAAATGCTGAGAAGGCAAGGCTCACTGCAAAGAACATGGCCACCCGATATACAGCCGGGTAATAATAGTTAAACTCTCTTCATTAATCtttccttttgtatttctttcaTTGATTCTCAAAAAGGAACTGCATTTCTTCTTAGGCTTCCCAAGAAATGGAGCTACTGCACTAAATGTTCTTCAACGCGATCTTGTATCACGTGTGGTGGAAGTGGAAAGATAAGCTTCTAGCGCCTTTCCTAGATTAAACTCTTATAACATAGCTTTCTTGTAATGGTTGTTTGGAAACTCTCATTAAACTAAAGTTTTTCACATGTCGTATTAGTTTAGTTTCTTCTTACTATATCCAGATGCGGTTAATGCGATATGATTCTGAGACGTAAAGAGTACTAAAGTCAATTGCTTCTTCTTTTGTCATTCTTTATATCTATATCTACCATTCTCCCCAAGGAACAATGGTTTAATCATGTAGACTCTTTTACGTTAAGTTGCGTCTCTTTTTCAGTGCTTCATATATTCGTTAAATTAAAAGTTCGACTTTTGTAAGATTTTTAAAGACATGGCTTTTCATATAAAACATAGAGCGCCGGGCTCACAGAACCTCACTTATCAAGTCAGGATCTTACTCGGTACATCTCTCATAATAGTGAACACAAAACAAGAACACAGAAAGCTAAGTTTGacggttatttatttatttatttatttttaatggacTTAAGAACATGCTTCCCACTGCGGAAGATGAATAAATGCAACCGGAATGGTACACACGACAGCCAATCAACGATAGTCCTTCAGTTGTACTAAACCTTgataaagagaagaaaagaagttGAGTAACTCCCGACCCAAAATTTGCTCCAGCGCCAGTTAGTCCTGATATAAGGCCAACAGAACGGCGGG contains these protein-coding regions:
- the LOC108839966 gene encoding uncharacterized protein LOC108839966, whose amino-acid sequence is MKKSKKTSVEMELCFKLRSFSCPSPVSSVKDGRLFNSVSFFDMKRSSHQRPKRRSSSSSSTTAIPALVETAVSVAIAATVVGTAATLLVRRSTKASEEAEAYMKECEVCGGSGICSECKGEGFVLKKLSDENAEKARLTAKNMATRYTAGLPKKWSYCTKCSSTRSCITCGGSGKISF